A stretch of DNA from Oceanispirochaeta sp. M1:
AAGAAAAATCCGATTCCATCGATGTCTCCAGTGAAGCAAAGAAAAGTGCTGAACTGCTTCAGACCATGGAAAGCGTGAAGCTTGCTCCCGATGTCCGAGAAGATCGTATTGCCGAGGTCAAAGCCCGCCTGCAGGATCCGAATTATATCAACGACACGGTAGTAAACTCCGTAGCAGACAAACTGATGGATCTATTTGGAATTTGAAAGATTTACAGTGTATATTACAGGCAGGGCTTAAAGCTCTGCCTTTTTTTTGCAAATAATACAGTTCAGGAGTCATTATGGCCGAGATATTCCTACAGGTTCCCTCCCGTGTACTGCAGGGGGTTAATGAAACAAACCGTCTTGGTATCGAAATTACAAAACTTGGTAAACGGGTTCTGCTGATCAGTGAGCCTCTATATAAGGATTCGGTCCGAAAACTTCAGAGTCTACTTCAGGGGCATGGTATTGGTACTATTCTTCATGAAGAAGAGGCCCTGAGAGGAACTGCCTATTCTGTTGAAACCTGCCAGAATCTGGCAAAAGGCAGCCATGTTGAGTCAATCCTTGCGATGGGCGGAGGACGAACTATTGCTATTGCAAGAGCAGTCGCCGCTTCCGTACCTGAAGGACTTCACCCTGATACTCTTATGGAAAGGGGGAGTGGTGGAGGTCTTTCACTTCCCTGTATCGAAGTTCTCAGCGACTTCTGGTCGCCCCTGTTTCTACAGTCGAGATTTCTTCTGACCGACAGCAGAAATGGTATAAGCAGAATTATTAATTACCATCCAAATAGCACATGCCTGCAGGTATGTGATCCAGTGCACTCTCTGGTGCTTCCAGAAAGGTACAGAACACCTCTTTTCTTTGAACTGATGATGAATACTCTGGTATGTGCCGTTTTTCCCACAAGATCATTTCTATCCGAAGTACACAGTGTTTCAGCCTTCCGCCGTCTGTGGCGGAGAAAGAAAGCTCTCGTCGGAGAGTGGGATCTAGATGCCGCTTCCGATCTGATGGAAGCAGGATTTTTGACAGCGATGGCGCACCAGGAAACAGGAATATTCTGGCCGGGAGTTCTTGTAATGGCTGTAAGTGGTCATTTTGATCAGTCGCGCTCTGTTATTGCCATGATTCTGATGCCCTTTATCCTTGATTATCTTTGTTCTGTTGCCGCCAGTGAGATCAGTGATTTTCTGGATCAGCTCAGGGATATAGAAGATGCCCCCAGAACTCCGGATGAGTTGAAAGACGCAGTGCGGGAGTTGATAGGCTGGTATTCCATGCCTTCACAGCTTAGAAATACCGGCATTGCACAGGACTCTCTGGCTCTGGCTGCCGAAACAACAGGACAGATGCTTACTCAGCTGGGCAGCAGTGGAATTACTGTTGACCAGATTTTTTCAATACTTAAAAGCAGCTGGTAATGATTACTGTCAGAAAATTATTCTCTCTTAAGAAAGGCACCCGGGAGCGTAAAATTATCCGCATACTGGGGGAGTGGGAGCTTGGACTCCATAAGGGAATAAATCCCGACCTGCTCTACTTGAAAGAATTTCTGAATGCAGTTGAGGAAGAAGAGGCCCTGAGGCTCCCTGAGAATCCAGTTAATAGTATTCGGAATCTCCTCACCGAAACAGCCGATGTCTCTTCTCTTCTTATTCTTGTAAATCGAATGCGGCATATCTTTATGAGCTATCTTGATATTGCTCCTGCAGACTGGGATCTTCTGAATCCTGAAGATGGAAGAGCCGGAGAGCGGCAGAGCTTTCCATGCAGCATCTATCTGGATGAACTGCGTTCTCCCTTTAATGTAGGATCTGTATTCAGGACCGCTGAGTGCCTAGGTATCTCCAATATCTATATCTCTCCCGGCACGGCGGATCCGGATCATCCACGGGCTGTGAGGACCGCCATGGGCTGTACTCAGCGTATCCCCTGGAGGCGTATGAACTATTCTGAGCTGGCAGCTATGGATGAAAGTATTTTTGCTATGGAACTGGGAGGAGAATCTATTGCAGATTTTTCATTTCCCCGGAAAGGGATTCTTGTGCTGGGTTCTGAAGAGCTGGGCGTATCACCCGAATGTATTGCTCTTGCGGAACAGACAGGCGGCATTGTTTCCATAGATCTCTATGGAAACAAAGCATCTCTGAATGTTTCTGTTGCCTTCGGTATTGTTATGAATGCCTGGGCCTCTTCTTTGTCTATGGTTTAACGGTGCAGGGCATTTTCAATGGCAGACTGGTTAAAGCCGACTATGACACGTCCATTTACATCGATCACGGGAACGCCCATCTGACCTGATTTCTTGACCATTTCTTCCGCTTTCTGGGAGTTAACGGCGACGTTATACTCTGTGAAAGCAATATTATTTTTCTTGAAGTAATCCTTGGCCATATTGCAGTAACCACAGCTTGGGGTTGAATAAACAACTACTGACATACCAAACTCCTTAATCGTTTATGTATATATTAAATATCATATATACAAATATATTAGAAGCGTGGCCAGAGGTCAAGGGTAAATTCAATAAACTGAATAAAAATAATGAAAAATGAAATTACATCATCAATTCGGATTTAAAGGCCTGACCGAGGATCTCTCTCATTCTGTCCAGCTGTGCTTCAGATGTGATTCTGAAGAATTTTAAAACATCTGAATCGAGCTGGTCAAAGGTTATCATCTCTTTTTCCATATCACAGATAGCATTGGCCAGGTAGACACAGTTGACTACCTTTCTGTTTGCTACACTTGATGAATGGGGTTCGTGGTGAAAGCGGATGGCTTCCACAAGAGAGTTGGAGAAATTCCATTTTTCAGCGATTTTTGCACCGATCTGGGCATGGTTGTAACCACCTGCCAGGTTTTCAAACAGACTGGCGGAGAGCTCTTTTTCTGATGAGAACTCCTGAATCTTTTCAAGAAGTTCGGGATGTATGCTTGAGAAAACAATTTTTCCCATATCGTGCAGGATACCGCCGACATATGCATCATCGATAAAATCTTTAGGAAGTTTGATATTTCTTGCAAGACTGAAGGAGTAGAATGCTGTCCTGTGAGCATGGTCCCAGAGTTCCTTTTTCTGAGGCAGGTTCAGAATCTTTTCTGATCCATAGGAGTACAGTAGATTCTTCAGTCCTCTGAGTCCGACCATCTTTACCGCATCGGCAATATTGTCCACTCTGTTGGGCAGCATGAATTTTGCCGAGTTGACCACACGGAGCAGGTCGGCAGTCAGAGAAGGGTCGGTACTGATTCGTCTCGCAATTTCATTTATATCAGAATTGGGGTCATTTATAAGCTGCTGGATAACGGTAACATTTTCAGGGAACTGAGGGAGGGCCTCAATTTCAGAAACAATTCTGCTTGTCATCATGTCCATTTCATCCAGTTTAACCTGGGCGATGGGGATGGTCAGTGATGCAATAGTTTCACCGCTGGAACCATCGATTTCAAAGGAGTCCTCATCCAGACCCATTTTCTTAAGCATCAGGATCAGGATAACTATACCGAGACCTGCACCTTCTGAATCATCCAGGACTTCAGAGAAAGCCTCCTCCATGCTATCGAAAGCCCTTGACCGGGCAATGCGGTCGTAAATCCTCATCTGCTCCTTGCGGGTGATCTGAACATTGTTGCGGATAGCTATTCTGAAGTTGGAACTGAAGGTATGAAAAGAAACCTTGATATACAGACCTTTCTGTTTCTGAATTTCCAGGTAATGATCAATCCGGTCCATTGTCTCGGATTTAAAGTTTTTCATCCCTTCTGCATAATCTTCCTTGCTCTCCAGGGATAGACCCTTTTCTTCAAAGTAGACTCTTTTCGTATTGGCTTTTTTTGCATTGACCGCAAGTTCTTTAAGGCAATAGGCCAAGCGGTCCACAAGAGGGTCCTGCCCGAGTTCCCGTAGGTATACTCCTAATATATCTTCAAGATACACTTCGGTTTCATGGTTCAGTTTATAAGTTGTCACGGTCACAGGCACTGATTTCTGGATAGCAACCTTGATTTTTTCGGATATGTTGGTAGGAGGCATGGCCTTTCCTTTGAATTCTGTATTCTGTAATGCCTGTTTGCTATTCAGCCATTATACTTCAAAATATATCTTTGGCGGGGCGGTTGTCAAGCAAAGATACTTTAAATGAGCATAGGTGATTATCTCGCGTTGAGCTGAAAGATCAGGTATACTTGTCTTATGAATATTCTGGAATTTGATAAATGGTGCCGTTCCTTTCTTGAAATAGATGCAATGGAGCGGGCGGATGCCTCACTCAACGGTCTGCAGGTCGGTGAGTATGATAGAAAGCTGACAAGGGTTGCCTTTGCCGTTGATGCCTGCCTTGAAACTCTGGAGAAGGCTGCCGAAGAAGGAGCGGATCTCCTTTTTGTCCATCACGGATTATTTTGGGGAAGACCTCTGGCCGTCATCGGAGATCATTTTAAACGGGTTATGACCGCTATGG
This window harbors:
- a CDS encoding flagellar biosynthesis anti-sigma factor FlgM yields the protein MTIDRIGPVDPLSRFNKTEKAVRSELKEKSDSIDVSSEAKKSAELLQTMESVKLAPDVREDRIAEVKARLQDPNYINDTVVNSVADKLMDLFGI
- a CDS encoding iron-containing alcohol dehydrogenase, whose amino-acid sequence is MAEIFLQVPSRVLQGVNETNRLGIEITKLGKRVLLISEPLYKDSVRKLQSLLQGHGIGTILHEEEALRGTAYSVETCQNLAKGSHVESILAMGGGRTIAIARAVAASVPEGLHPDTLMERGSGGGLSLPCIEVLSDFWSPLFLQSRFLLTDSRNGISRIINYHPNSTCLQVCDPVHSLVLPERYRTPLFFELMMNTLVCAVFPTRSFLSEVHSVSAFRRLWRRKKALVGEWDLDAASDLMEAGFLTAMAHQETGIFWPGVLVMAVSGHFDQSRSVIAMILMPFILDYLCSVAASEISDFLDQLRDIEDAPRTPDELKDAVRELIGWYSMPSQLRNTGIAQDSLALAAETTGQMLTQLGSSGITVDQIFSILKSSW
- a CDS encoding TrmH family RNA methyltransferase, yielding MITVRKLFSLKKGTRERKIIRILGEWELGLHKGINPDLLYLKEFLNAVEEEEALRLPENPVNSIRNLLTETADVSSLLILVNRMRHIFMSYLDIAPADWDLLNPEDGRAGERQSFPCSIYLDELRSPFNVGSVFRTAECLGISNIYISPGTADPDHPRAVRTAMGCTQRIPWRRMNYSELAAMDESIFAMELGGESIADFSFPRKGILVLGSEELGVSPECIALAEQTGGIVSIDLYGNKASLNVSVAFGIVMNAWASSLSMV
- a CDS encoding glutaredoxin domain-containing protein, whose product is MSVVVYSTPSCGYCNMAKDYFKKNNIAFTEYNVAVNSQKAEEMVKKSGQMGVPVIDVNGRVIVGFNQSAIENALHR
- a CDS encoding HDOD domain-containing protein; translated protein: MPPTNISEKIKVAIQKSVPVTVTTYKLNHETEVYLEDILGVYLRELGQDPLVDRLAYCLKELAVNAKKANTKRVYFEEKGLSLESKEDYAEGMKNFKSETMDRIDHYLEIQKQKGLYIKVSFHTFSSNFRIAIRNNVQITRKEQMRIYDRIARSRAFDSMEEAFSEVLDDSEGAGLGIVILILMLKKMGLDEDSFEIDGSSGETIASLTIPIAQVKLDEMDMMTSRIVSEIEALPQFPENVTVIQQLINDPNSDINEIARRISTDPSLTADLLRVVNSAKFMLPNRVDNIADAVKMVGLRGLKNLLYSYGSEKILNLPQKKELWDHAHRTAFYSFSLARNIKLPKDFIDDAYVGGILHDMGKIVFSSIHPELLEKIQEFSSEKELSASLFENLAGGYNHAQIGAKIAEKWNFSNSLVEAIRFHHEPHSSSVANRKVVNCVYLANAICDMEKEMITFDQLDSDVLKFFRITSEAQLDRMREILGQAFKSELMM